In Streptomyces sp. NBC_01426, one genomic interval encodes:
- a CDS encoding HAD-IIA family hydrolase, whose amino-acid sequence MSRQSRTRPEGSERSLHQAYDTALLDLDGVVYAGGRAIAHAVESLASARADGMHLAYVTNNALRTPDAVAEHLGELGIPTEAAEVITSAQAVARLIAEQVEPGSKVLVIGGEGLRVALGERGLVPVDSADEDGLAAVVQGYGGPDLRWERFAEASYAINRGVPWYVSNTDLTIPSARGIAPGNGAAVEVVRIATGAEPQVAGKPLPPMHRETVLRTGARRPLVVGDRLDTDIEGAYNGEVDSLLVLTGVTDAAQLLRAEPKYRPTYVDRDLRGLLTGQPEVEPAEDGFRCGGWTALVSGDVLELRGEGGDRLDVVDGLRALCAAAWTRAGDGSCDLDAGKALARLGL is encoded by the coding sequence ATGAGCCGGCAGAGCAGGACCCGCCCCGAGGGCAGTGAGCGCAGTCTCCACCAGGCCTACGACACGGCCCTGTTGGACCTGGACGGGGTGGTCTACGCGGGCGGCCGGGCCATCGCGCACGCGGTGGAGTCGCTGGCCTCCGCGCGGGCCGACGGGATGCACCTGGCGTACGTGACGAACAACGCGCTGCGCACCCCGGACGCGGTCGCCGAGCACCTGGGCGAGTTGGGCATCCCGACGGAGGCGGCCGAGGTGATCACCTCCGCGCAGGCGGTGGCCCGGTTGATCGCCGAGCAGGTGGAGCCCGGGTCGAAGGTGCTCGTGATCGGTGGGGAGGGACTGCGGGTCGCGTTGGGCGAACGCGGCCTGGTGCCCGTGGACTCCGCCGACGAGGACGGGCTGGCGGCGGTCGTCCAGGGCTACGGGGGACCGGACCTGCGGTGGGAGCGGTTCGCCGAGGCCTCGTACGCGATCAATCGCGGGGTGCCCTGGTACGTGTCGAACACCGACCTGACGATTCCGAGCGCGCGCGGGATCGCGCCGGGCAACGGGGCCGCGGTGGAGGTCGTGCGGATCGCCACGGGCGCGGAGCCGCAGGTCGCGGGCAAGCCGCTGCCCCCGATGCACCGGGAGACGGTGTTGCGGACGGGCGCGAGGCGGCCGCTGGTGGTCGGGGACCGGTTGGACACCGACATCGAGGGTGCCTACAACGGGGAAGTGGACTCGCTGCTGGTGCTGACCGGGGTGACGGACGCCGCGCAGTTGCTGCGCGCCGAGCCGAAGTACCGGCCGACGTACGTGGACCGGGACCTGCGCGGGTTGCTGACGGGGCAGCCGGAGGTCGAGCCGGCCGAGGACGGGTTCCGGTGCGGCGGCTGGACGGCGCTCGTGTCGGGTGACGTCCTGGAACTGCGCGGGGAGGGCGGCGATCGGCTCGATGTCGTCGACGGCCTGCGGGCGCTGTGCGCGGCGGCGTGGACGCGGGCGGGCGACGGGTCCTGCGACCTCGACGCCGGCAAGGCGCTAGCCAGGCTGGGACTTTAG
- a CDS encoding YbhB/YbcL family Raf kinase inhibitor-like protein, with product MVEQSRAPLPHAFHPEVRAFSVVSGDVEPGADLGDAQVLTGGNVSPHLRWEGFPEGTKSFAVTCFDPDAPTGSGFWHWVLFDLPVSVTELPAGAGSGKFEGLPDGAVHVRNDYGTRDFGGAQPPAGERHRYVFTVYAVDQEKLGPDADVSPAVVGFNLRFHTLGRAQLIGEYEAPAG from the coding sequence GTGGTCGAGCAGAGCAGGGCACCTCTTCCCCACGCCTTCCACCCGGAGGTGCGTGCCTTCTCCGTGGTGAGCGGGGATGTGGAGCCCGGGGCGGATCTGGGGGACGCGCAGGTCCTGACGGGTGGGAACGTCTCGCCGCACCTGCGGTGGGAGGGCTTCCCGGAGGGGACGAAGAGCTTCGCCGTGACGTGCTTCGACCCGGACGCGCCGACGGGCAGCGGGTTCTGGCACTGGGTGCTGTTCGATCTGCCGGTGTCGGTCACCGAGCTGCCGGCCGGTGCGGGCAGCGGGAAGTTCGAGGGGCTGCCGGACGGGGCTGTGCACGTACGGAACGACTACGGCACCCGGGACTTCGGCGGTGCGCAGCCGCCGGCCGGGGAGCGGCACCGGTACGTGTTCACCGTGTACGCGGTGGATCAGGAGAAGCTCGGGCCGGACGCGGACGTCTCGCCGGCGGTCGTCGGCTTCAATCTGCGGTTCCACACCCTGGGCCGGGCGCAGCTGATCGGTGAGTACGAGGCACCGGCCGGCTGA
- a CDS encoding ABC transporter ATP-binding protein: MKTLRSTPVQRLTAENVTLGYDQRIIAENLSVEIPDNSFTVIVGPNACGKSTLLRALSRMLKPSAGRVLLDGHAIGSMPAKKVAKTLGLLPQSSIAPDGITVGDLVSRGRYPHQGLLRQWSPEDERIVNESMASTGVAELADRAVDELSGGQRQRVWIAMALAQQTPLLLLDEPTTYLDIQHQLDVLDLCAELHENQGRTLVAVLHDLNHAARYATHLIALRGGVVVAEGPPAEVVTAELVEKVFGLRCQIIDDPQTGTPLVIPAGRAVRAQVSVRGTRQPAPPGLVPTAGS; encoded by the coding sequence ATGAAGACCTTGAGGAGTACCCCAGTGCAGCGGCTGACCGCGGAGAACGTGACCCTCGGCTACGACCAGCGGATCATCGCCGAGAACCTGTCGGTGGAGATACCCGACAACTCCTTCACGGTGATCGTCGGCCCCAACGCCTGCGGCAAGTCCACGCTGCTGCGCGCGCTGTCGCGGATGCTCAAGCCGTCCGCCGGGCGGGTGCTGCTCGACGGCCACGCCATCGGGTCGATGCCGGCGAAGAAGGTGGCCAAGACCCTCGGCCTGCTCCCGCAGTCCTCGATCGCCCCCGACGGCATCACCGTCGGCGACCTGGTCTCCCGCGGTCGGTACCCGCACCAGGGGCTGCTGCGCCAGTGGTCGCCCGAGGACGAGCGGATCGTGAACGAGTCGATGGCCTCCACCGGGGTCGCCGAGCTCGCGGACCGGGCCGTGGACGAGCTGTCGGGCGGGCAGCGCCAGCGGGTGTGGATCGCGATGGCGCTGGCCCAGCAGACCCCGCTGCTGCTCCTGGACGAGCCGACGACCTACCTGGACATCCAGCACCAGTTGGACGTCCTCGACCTGTGCGCCGAACTGCACGAGAACCAGGGCCGGACCCTGGTGGCGGTGCTGCACGACCTCAACCACGCGGCCCGCTACGCCACGCACCTGATCGCGCTGCGCGGGGGCGTGGTGGTGGCCGAGGGGCCGCCGGCCGAGGTGGTCACCGCGGAGCTGGTGGAGAAGGTGTTCGGGCTGCGCTGCCAGATCATCGACGACCCGCAGACGGGGACGCCGCTGGTGATCCCGGCGGGCCGGGCGGTCCGCGCGCAGGTCTCCGTCCGAGGGACCCGACAGCCCGCGCCGCCCGGCCTCGTGCCTACAGCAGGCTCTTGA
- a CDS encoding sporulation protein → MGFRKLFASLGAGGASVDTIITEPNVVPGGIVQGEVRIQGGSVEQQIEGLSVGLQARVEVEGGDQEYKQDIVFTKQRLGGAVQVQAGALHVVPFGLEIPAETPITHFGGQHLHGMNIGVSTELEIARAVDAGDLDAINVHPVPAQQAILDAFRQLGFSFRSADMERGHIRGTRQTLPFYQEIEFLPPSQYRGLNQVELTFVSDGREMDVVLEMDKKPGLFSEGSDTYRCFQVGLQSYQDTDWAAYLNQWIASVGSQRNWL, encoded by the coding sequence ATGGGGTTCAGGAAGCTGTTCGCGAGCCTGGGTGCCGGTGGTGCCTCGGTGGACACGATCATCACCGAGCCGAACGTCGTTCCGGGCGGCATCGTCCAGGGTGAGGTCCGGATCCAGGGCGGATCCGTGGAGCAGCAGATCGAGGGTCTGTCCGTCGGTCTCCAGGCGCGGGTGGAGGTGGAGGGCGGTGACCAGGAGTACAAGCAGGACATCGTCTTCACCAAGCAGCGCCTCGGGGGTGCCGTCCAGGTGCAGGCCGGCGCGCTGCACGTGGTGCCGTTCGGGCTGGAGATCCCGGCGGAGACGCCGATCACCCACTTCGGCGGTCAGCACCTGCACGGGATGAACATCGGGGTCAGCACCGAGCTGGAGATCGCGCGCGCGGTGGACGCGGGTGACCTGGACGCGATCAACGTGCACCCGGTGCCGGCGCAGCAGGCGATCCTGGACGCCTTCCGGCAGCTCGGCTTCTCCTTCCGCTCGGCGGACATGGAGCGCGGGCACATCCGGGGGACGCGTCAGACGCTGCCCTTCTACCAGGAGATCGAGTTCCTGCCGCCGTCGCAGTACCGGGGTCTGAACCAGGTCGAGCTGACCTTCGTCTCGGACGGCCGTGAGATGGACGTCGTCCTGGAGATGGACAAGAAGCCGGGTCTGTTCTCCGAGGGCAGTGACACCTACCGCTGCTTCCAGGTGGGGCTGCAGTCCTACCAGGACACCGACTGGGCGGCGTACCTGAACCAGTGGATCGCCTCGGTCGGTTCCCAGCGCAACTGGCTCTAG
- a CDS encoding NAD kinase, with the protein MTDTADTGAFTGSTTAAGGAGERTVFLLAHTGRPAAIRSAELVVQGLLKSGLGVRVLADEAVDLPLPPEVELVAECTPKVLDGCELLIVLGGDGTLLRGAEFARGSGVPMLGVNLGRVGFLAEAERDDLDQVVERVVTRAYEVEERMTIDVVVRTNGDVLHRDWALNEAAVQKVSPERMLEVVLEIDGRPVTGFGCDGIVCATPTGSTAYAFSAGGPVVWPEVEALLMVPISAHALFAKPLVTSPDSVLAVEVQPGTPHGVLWCDGRRTLELPAGARVEVRRGTVPVRLARLHHASFTDRLVAKFALPVSGWRGAPHEARH; encoded by the coding sequence GTGACCGATACAGCAGACACAGGCGCATTCACGGGTTCGACGACGGCGGCGGGGGGCGCGGGGGAACGCACCGTCTTCCTGCTCGCCCACACCGGACGGCCGGCGGCCATCCGCAGCGCCGAGTTGGTCGTCCAGGGACTGTTGAAGTCCGGGCTGGGCGTACGGGTCCTCGCGGACGAGGCGGTGGACCTGCCGCTGCCGCCCGAGGTCGAGCTGGTCGCGGAGTGCACCCCCAAGGTGCTCGACGGGTGCGAGCTGCTGATCGTGCTGGGCGGGGACGGGACCCTGCTGCGCGGGGCCGAGTTCGCCCGCGGCTCGGGCGTGCCGATGCTCGGCGTGAACCTGGGCCGGGTCGGATTCCTCGCCGAAGCCGAGCGGGACGACCTCGACCAGGTCGTGGAACGCGTCGTGACGCGCGCCTACGAGGTCGAGGAGCGGATGACCATCGACGTGGTCGTGCGCACCAACGGCGACGTCCTCCACCGGGACTGGGCGCTGAACGAGGCGGCCGTCCAGAAGGTGTCCCCGGAGCGGATGCTGGAGGTGGTCCTGGAGATCGACGGGCGCCCGGTGACCGGCTTCGGCTGCGACGGGATCGTGTGCGCGACGCCGACGGGCTCGACGGCGTACGCCTTCTCGGCGGGCGGACCCGTGGTCTGGCCCGAGGTGGAGGCGCTCCTGATGGTGCCGATCAGCGCGCACGCGCTGTTCGCGAAGCCGCTGGTGACCTCGCCGGACTCGGTGCTGGCCGTGGAGGTGCAGCCCGGGACCCCGCACGGGGTGCTGTGGTGTGACGGTCGCCGCACCCTGGAACTGCCGGCCGGCGCCAGGGTCGAGGTCCGGCGGGGCACGGTGCCCGTACGCCTCGCCCGGCTGCACCACGCCTCCTTCACCGACCGCCTCGTCGCCAAGTTCGCGCTGCCCGTGTCGGGGTGGCGCGGGGCCCCGCACGAAGCACGTCACTAG
- a CDS encoding DNA-3-methyladenine glycosylase, with protein MSARPDRTPLARSFFDRPVLTVAPDLLGRTLVRRTPDGPLELRITEVEAYEGEADPGSHAYRGRTARNASMFGPPGHAYVYFIYGMWFSLNLVCGPPGRASGVLLRAGEVTVGAELARKRRHTARRDGELAKGPARLATALDVDRSLDGTDLCDGPDSLLSLLTGTPAPPDLVSNGPRTGVGGAGAGHPYRFWVTDDPTVSPYRAHVPRRRST; from the coding sequence ATGAGCGCGCGCCCCGACCGTACGCCCCTGGCCCGGTCCTTCTTCGACCGCCCGGTCCTCACCGTGGCCCCCGACCTCCTCGGCCGGACCCTCGTCCGCCGGACCCCGGACGGCCCGCTGGAACTACGCATCACCGAAGTCGAGGCGTACGAGGGAGAGGCGGACCCCGGCTCGCACGCCTACCGCGGCCGCACGGCCCGCAACGCGTCGATGTTCGGGCCGCCCGGACACGCGTACGTCTACTTCATCTACGGAATGTGGTTCAGCCTCAACCTGGTGTGCGGCCCCCCGGGCCGCGCGAGCGGGGTCCTGCTGCGGGCAGGCGAGGTGACGGTGGGCGCCGAGCTCGCCCGCAAGCGTCGACACACCGCCAGGAGGGACGGAGAACTGGCCAAGGGCCCGGCCCGCCTGGCCACGGCCCTGGACGTGGACCGTTCCCTGGACGGCACCGACCTCTGCGACGGCCCCGACTCCCTGTTGTCCCTGCTCACGGGCACCCCCGCCCCACCCGACCTGGTGAGCAACGGCCCCCGCACGGGAGTCGGCGGCGCCGGCGCCGGCCATCCCTACCGTTTCTGGGTCACCGACGACCCGACGGTCAGCCCGTACCGCGCCCACGTGCCCCGCCGACGCTCGACTTGA
- a CDS encoding tetratricopeptide repeat protein translates to MSLPKGLAEEVSRNLVMVARLIDEDPEQSYAYARIALRLASRVAAVREAAGFAAYATQKYSEALAEFRAAKRMTGSVELWPVMADCERGLGRPERALAMAGEPEVQKLDKAGQVEMRLVAAGARRDMGELDAAIVTLQSPELASHSVQPWTPRLRYAYADALLAAGREDEAREWFAKTIEADKDGATDASDRLAELDGVEFVDAAAMDDADLDDEIDEEDDQDDQDDAEVAAAERATDQAEYYDEDDDEYEPVPDSDSDVDVTDEIVVIEDEEDDEDDEPRDERDEREDRDKA, encoded by the coding sequence CTGAGCCTGCCCAAGGGCCTGGCGGAGGAAGTCTCCCGCAACCTCGTGATGGTGGCCCGACTGATCGACGAGGACCCCGAGCAGTCGTACGCGTACGCCCGCATCGCCCTGCGTCTGGCCTCCCGTGTCGCCGCCGTCCGCGAGGCCGCCGGCTTCGCCGCGTACGCGACGCAGAAGTACAGCGAGGCGCTCGCCGAGTTCCGTGCCGCCAAGCGCATGACCGGCTCCGTCGAGCTGTGGCCCGTCATGGCCGACTGCGAGCGCGGCCTCGGCCGCCCCGAGCGGGCGCTGGCCATGGCCGGCGAGCCCGAGGTGCAGAAGCTGGACAAGGCCGGCCAGGTCGAGATGCGTCTGGTCGCCGCCGGTGCCCGTCGGGACATGGGCGAGCTCGACGCCGCCATCGTGACCCTGCAGAGCCCGGAGCTCGCCTCCCACTCCGTGCAGCCGTGGACCCCGCGTCTGCGGTACGCCTACGCCGACGCGCTGCTGGCCGCCGGTCGTGAGGACGAGGCCCGCGAGTGGTTCGCCAAGACCATCGAGGCGGACAAGGACGGGGCGACGGACGCCTCGGACCGACTCGCCGAGCTGGACGGCGTCGAGTTCGTCGACGCCGCCGCGATGGACGACGCGGACCTCGACGACGAGATCGACGAGGAAGACGACCAGGACGACCAGGACGACGCCGAGGTGGCCGCCGCCGAGCGCGCGACCGACCAGGCCGAGTACTACGACGAGGACGACGACGAGTACGAGCCCGTCCCGGACTCCGACTCCGACGTCGACGTCACCGACGAGATCGTCGTCATCGAGGACGAAGAGGACGACGAGGACGACGAGCCGCGTGACGAGCGCGACGAGCGCGAGGACCGCGACAAGGCCTGA
- a CDS encoding DUF1015 domain-containing protein: MTTSDNAEHGLRLTPFNGLRYVPERVGSLAAVTSPPYDVVVRPDGVDYLESADPHNIVRLILPQAETPAARNEQAARTLREWLAEGVLSADPTPALYVYEQRRAGVLQRGIIGALALSAPDAGVVLPHEDVMPHVVTDRAGLMRAASANLEPLLLTYRGDDPAAGAAAVVERTVRGTPLFSTTTEDGFQHRLWAITDPADLDAVTADLGHRQALIADGHHRWATYLRLQEEHRSPSPWDFGLVLLVDTARYPLQVRAIHRMLRRLPPAEALAAVEGHFRVRAVDGPLPLALEALTDAAERGNAFLLTGDGRFHLVTDPDPALIERTVRRDRPEAWRRLDATVLHAALLDTLWQVPDEPEHITYIHDTAATVEMAERHGGTAVLLHPVREEVVRDLARQGVTMPRKSTSFGPKPATGLVLRSLV, translated from the coding sequence ATGACCACTTCAGACAACGCGGAGCACGGACTGCGGCTGACCCCCTTCAACGGGCTGCGCTACGTCCCGGAGCGTGTGGGCAGTCTCGCCGCCGTCACCTCACCGCCGTACGACGTGGTCGTGCGCCCCGACGGAGTCGACTACCTCGAATCCGCCGACCCCCACAACATCGTCCGCCTGATCCTGCCGCAGGCCGAGACACCCGCGGCCCGCAACGAGCAGGCCGCGCGCACCCTCCGCGAGTGGCTCGCCGAGGGCGTCCTCAGCGCGGATCCCACACCCGCCCTGTACGTGTACGAGCAGCGCCGGGCGGGCGTCCTCCAGCGCGGGATCATCGGCGCCCTCGCCCTGTCCGCCCCCGACGCCGGCGTCGTCCTGCCCCACGAGGACGTCATGCCGCACGTGGTGACCGACCGGGCCGGCCTGATGCGCGCCGCGTCCGCGAATCTCGAACCCCTGCTCCTGACCTACCGCGGTGACGACCCCGCGGCGGGAGCGGCCGCGGTCGTCGAGCGGACCGTCCGCGGCACGCCGTTGTTCTCCACCACCACCGAGGACGGTTTCCAGCACCGGCTGTGGGCCATCACCGACCCCGCCGACCTGGACGCCGTCACCGCGGACCTCGGCCACCGGCAGGCGCTGATCGCCGACGGCCACCACCGTTGGGCGACGTACCTGCGCCTCCAGGAGGAGCACCGCTCCCCCAGCCCCTGGGACTTCGGCCTGGTCCTCCTCGTGGACACCGCCCGCTATCCGCTCCAGGTCCGCGCCATCCACCGCATGCTGCGCCGGCTCCCGCCGGCCGAGGCGCTGGCCGCGGTCGAGGGGCACTTCCGCGTGCGTGCCGTGGACGGCCCGCTCCCGCTGGCCCTGGAGGCCCTCACCGACGCGGCCGAACGCGGCAACGCCTTCCTGCTCACCGGGGACGGCAGGTTCCATCTGGTCACCGATCCCGATCCGGCGCTGATCGAGCGCACCGTCCGCCGCGACCGCCCCGAGGCCTGGCGCCGGCTGGACGCGACCGTGCTGCACGCCGCCCTGCTCGACACTCTCTGGCAGGTCCCCGACGAGCCGGAGCACATCACGTACATCCACGACACCGCCGCGACGGTGGAGATGGCCGAGCGCCACGGCGGCACCGCCGTCCTGCTGCATCCCGTACGCGAGGAAGTGGTCCGGGACCTGGCCCGCCAGGGCGTCACCATGCCCCGCAAGTCGACCTCGTTCGGTCCGAAGCCGGCCACCGGCCTGGTCCTGCGCAGCCTGGTCTGA
- a CDS encoding FecCD family ABC transporter permease has translation MLVESPPEPSAAPVAATRARHGARAVGLLVAFAVLAVIAVASIAVGAKPMPLDEVWHGLFHYAGTANDVVVRDLRVPRTLLGVLVGLGLGLSGAVMQALTRNPLAEPGILGVNAGAAAAVVSAISFLGASSLSEFVWWAFLGAAVVSVVVYVLGGSRSATPVRLALAGTAASAALVGYINAVQLMDSKALDKLRFWTVGSLASANMDTVRQVAPFLLIGAVLALSLGRPLNAMAMGDDTARALGAHLTRTRIGAMLAITLLCGAATAACGPIVFIGLMIPHLVRMITGPDMRWVLAYSAVLSPVLLLGADVVGRVVTRPAELQVGIVTALIGGPVFIHLVRRKRMAQL, from the coding sequence GTGTTGGTCGAGAGTCCCCCCGAACCGAGTGCGGCGCCCGTCGCCGCCACCCGCGCGCGCCACGGTGCTCGCGCCGTCGGTCTGCTGGTCGCCTTCGCGGTGCTGGCCGTGATCGCGGTCGCGAGCATCGCCGTGGGCGCCAAGCCGATGCCCCTGGACGAGGTCTGGCACGGGCTGTTCCACTACGCGGGGACCGCGAACGACGTGGTGGTGCGGGACCTGCGGGTTCCGCGGACCCTCCTCGGCGTGCTGGTCGGCCTCGGTCTGGGCCTGTCCGGGGCGGTGATGCAGGCGCTGACCCGCAATCCGCTGGCCGAGCCCGGCATCCTCGGCGTCAATGCGGGCGCCGCGGCCGCCGTCGTGTCCGCGATCAGCTTCCTCGGCGCCTCCTCGCTGAGCGAGTTCGTCTGGTGGGCCTTCCTGGGCGCCGCGGTCGTCTCGGTCGTCGTGTACGTGCTCGGCGGCAGCCGCAGCGCGACGCCGGTCCGCCTCGCGCTCGCGGGGACGGCGGCCAGTGCGGCCCTCGTCGGCTACATCAACGCGGTGCAGCTGATGGACAGCAAGGCGCTGGACAAGCTGCGCTTCTGGACGGTGGGTTCGCTGGCCTCGGCCAACATGGACACCGTCCGGCAGGTCGCCCCCTTCCTGCTGATCGGCGCCGTGCTGGCGCTCTCGCTGGGCCGGCCGCTCAACGCGATGGCGATGGGCGACGACACCGCGCGGGCGCTCGGTGCCCACCTGACGCGGACCCGGATCGGCGCGATGCTCGCCATCACCCTGCTGTGCGGGGCGGCGACCGCCGCCTGCGGGCCGATCGTCTTCATCGGGCTGATGATCCCGCACCTGGTACGGATGATCACCGGCCCGGACATGCGCTGGGTCCTCGCGTACTCGGCGGTGCTGTCGCCCGTGCTGCTGCTCGGCGCCGACGTGGTCGGACGGGTCGTCACCCGTCCCGCGGAACTCCAGGTCGGCATCGTCACCGCGCTCATCGGCGGCCCCGTCTTCATCCACCTGGTTCGGCGCAAGAGGATGGCCCAGCTGTGA
- a CDS encoding TlyA family RNA methyltransferase, giving the protein MAGVARRRLDAELVRRSMARSREHAAQLIAAGRVTVGGTTATKAATQVETSAALVVLKDDSDPDYVSRGGHKLAGALAAFGPQGLVVEGRRALDAGASTGGFTDVLLRAGVAHVVAVDVGYGQLAWSLQSDERVTVKDRTNVRELTVELIDGVPADLVVGDLSFISIGLVLPALVRCCAPDADLVLMVKPQFEVGKDRLGSGGVVRSPELRAEAVREVAAKAWKLGLGVLGVTASPLPGPSGNVEYFLWLRAGAPALDPGDVDRAVAEGPQ; this is encoded by the coding sequence GTGGCAGGAGTGGCACGCCGCCGCCTGGACGCCGAACTGGTACGCCGCAGCATGGCCCGCTCGCGCGAGCACGCGGCCCAGCTGATCGCCGCGGGCCGGGTGACCGTCGGCGGCACCACCGCCACCAAGGCGGCCACCCAGGTCGAGACCAGCGCGGCCCTCGTCGTCCTCAAGGACGACAGCGACCCCGACTACGTCTCCCGGGGCGGCCACAAACTGGCGGGCGCGCTCGCCGCCTTCGGGCCGCAAGGGTTGGTCGTCGAGGGCCGGCGGGCGCTCGACGCGGGTGCCTCGACCGGTGGGTTCACCGACGTGCTGCTGCGCGCGGGCGTCGCGCACGTCGTCGCGGTGGACGTCGGCTACGGGCAACTCGCCTGGTCGTTGCAGAGCGACGAGCGGGTCACGGTCAAGGACCGCACGAACGTCCGCGAGCTGACCGTCGAGCTGATCGACGGCGTTCCGGCGGACCTGGTCGTCGGAGACCTGTCGTTCATCTCGATCGGTCTGGTGCTGCCGGCGCTCGTCCGGTGCTGCGCGCCGGACGCGGATCTGGTGCTGATGGTGAAGCCGCAGTTCGAGGTGGGCAAGGACCGCCTCGGCAGCGGAGGAGTCGTGCGCAGCCCCGAGCTGCGCGCGGAAGCCGTACGGGAAGTCGCGGCGAAGGCCTGGAAGCTGGGGCTGGGGGTGCTCGGGGTGACCGCGAGCCCGCTGCCCGGGCCGTCGGGCAACGTCGAGTACTTTCTGTGGCTGCGGGCGGGGGCACCGGCACTCGACCCGGGGGACGTCGATCGTGCAGTGGCGGAGGGGCCGCAGTGA
- a CDS encoding FecCD family ABC transporter permease, whose product MRTTKRAKGAGFRPHALRGPAGASLRTEPRALLTGLLLGVVALLLVVLLIGTGDFDIAPWDVVQTLLGNGTPADDFIVNDLRLPRVLVAVLVGAALGMAGAVFQSVSRNPLGSPDLLGFGYGSAVGALTVIIVFKGGATEVAMGAVVGGVLAGVAVYLLAYKKGIHGYRLVLVGIGASAMLVALIQYLITKAQLTEATRAMVWLTGSLAGRDWAQVWPLAVTCAVLFPVILGQGRALRMMEMGDDAAHALGVRVERTRLLLMLAAIVLTTAAAAAAGPITFVALAAPQLARRLTRSPGSNLLTGALMGAVLLLVSDWASQRAFGADQLPVGVVTGLVGGGYLLWLLVTERKAGRI is encoded by the coding sequence GTGCGGACCACCAAGCGGGCGAAGGGCGCCGGGTTCCGCCCGCACGCCCTGCGCGGGCCCGCCGGCGCCTCGCTGCGCACGGAACCCCGCGCGCTGCTCACCGGGCTGCTGCTGGGCGTCGTGGCGCTGCTGCTCGTCGTCCTGCTGATCGGCACCGGCGACTTCGACATCGCCCCGTGGGACGTCGTGCAGACGCTGCTGGGCAACGGCACCCCCGCCGACGACTTCATCGTCAACGACCTGCGGCTGCCGCGCGTGCTCGTCGCGGTGCTCGTCGGCGCAGCCCTCGGGATGGCCGGCGCCGTCTTCCAGTCGGTGTCGCGCAACCCGCTCGGTTCCCCGGACCTGCTCGGTTTCGGGTACGGGTCGGCGGTCGGCGCGCTCACCGTGATCATCGTGTTCAAGGGCGGCGCGACCGAGGTGGCGATGGGCGCCGTCGTCGGGGGCGTACTGGCCGGCGTCGCCGTCTACCTGCTCGCGTACAAGAAGGGCATCCACGGGTACCGCCTGGTGCTCGTCGGCATCGGCGCCTCCGCGATGCTCGTCGCCCTCATCCAGTACCTGATCACCAAGGCGCAGTTGACCGAGGCCACCCGCGCCATGGTGTGGCTGACCGGTTCGCTGGCCGGCCGGGACTGGGCGCAGGTGTGGCCGCTGGCCGTGACCTGCGCGGTGCTCTTCCCCGTGATCCTCGGACAGGGCAGGGCCCTGCGGATGATGGAGATGGGGGACGACGCCGCGCACGCCCTCGGCGTCCGGGTCGAGCGGACCCGGCTGCTGCTGATGCTCGCGGCGATCGTGCTGACCACCGCGGCCGCGGCGGCCGCCGGTCCGATCACCTTCGTCGCGCTGGCCGCACCCCAGCTGGCCCGGCGGCTCACCCGCTCGCCCGGCTCGAACCTGCTCACCGGCGCGCTGATGGGCGCCGTCCTGCTGCTGGTGTCCGACTGGGCCTCACAGCGGGCCTTCGGCGCCGACCAGTTGCCGGTGGGTGTGGTGACCGGGCTGGTCGGTGGTGGCTATCTGCTCTGGCTGCTCGTCACCGAGCGCAAGGCGGGACGTATATGA
- a CDS encoding SCP2 sterol-binding domain-containing protein, giving the protein MATIQECREALDRLSDNLARADGDVRGAAAFDRSLSCHMTDLDQTFTGRLDAGRIRVDAVAPGPPRTKAEIRLAMSGDDLLALVAGELKFAKAWASGRVRLEAGFRDLLRLKSLL; this is encoded by the coding sequence ATGGCTACGATTCAGGAGTGCCGCGAAGCACTCGACCGACTCTCGGACAACCTGGCCCGGGCCGACGGCGACGTGCGCGGCGCGGCCGCCTTCGACCGTTCCTTGAGCTGCCACATGACCGACCTCGACCAGACGTTCACGGGCCGGCTCGACGCCGGCCGGATCCGGGTCGACGCGGTCGCCCCGGGCCCGCCCCGCACCAAGGCCGAGATCCGGTTGGCGATGTCCGGCGACGATCTGCTCGCCCTGGTCGCCGGGGAGCTGAAGTTCGCCAAGGCCTGGGCCTCGGGCCGGGTCAGGCTGGAGGCCGGTTTCCGCGACCTGCTCCGCCTCAAGAGCCTGCTGTAG